In Phragmites australis chromosome 17, lpPhrAust1.1, whole genome shotgun sequence, the following are encoded in one genomic region:
- the LOC133896563 gene encoding subtilisin-like protease SBT1.8 translates to MLPMQQPLILFLLLFVVSTTYALASGADADAGAATYIVYLNPVLKPSHYATHLHWHHAHLDSLSLDPSRHLLYSYTTAAPSAFAARLLPSHVAALRSHPAVASVHEDVLLPLHTTRSPSFLHLPPYNGPEADGGGSDVIIGVLDTGVWPESPSFGDAVLGPVPSRWRGSCETNATDFPSSMCNRKLIGARAFFRGLSASGGNGSRISSDLMSPRDRDGHGTHTASTAAGAVVAKASLFGYASGTARGMVPGARVAAYKVCWRQGCFSSDILAGMEQAIDDGVDVLSLSLGGGAFPLSRDPIAIGALAATRRGIVVSCSAGNSGPSPSSLVNTAPWIITVGAGTLDRNFPAYAELGNGETHAGMSLYSGDGLGDDKFPMVYNKGIRAGSNASKLCMEGTLDAAVVKGKVVLCDRGGNSRVEKGQVVKQAGGVGMVLANTAQSGEEVVADSHLLPAVAVGAKSGDAIRRYVESDANAEVALTFAGTALDVRPAPVVAAFSSRGPNRQVPQLLKPDVIAPGVNILAGWTGSLGPTGLIADERRSPFNILSGTSMSCPHISGLAAFVKAAHPDWSPSAVKSALMTTAYTVDNTGSPLLDAATNATATPWSFGSGHVDPVRALSPGLVYDASVDDYVAFLCTVGVSPQQIQAITAAGPNVTCTRKLSSPGDLNYPSFSVVFARGSRSTVKYRRELTNVGDAGAEYTVKVTGPSDVSVSVKPARLLFRLAGGKLRYTVTFKSANARGPMDPAAFGWLTWSSDEHEVRSPISYSWGM, encoded by the exons ATGCTCCCCATGCAGCAACCGCtcattctcttcctcctcctcttcgtcgtctcgaccacctatgccCTCGCCTCCGGCGCCGACGCCGATGCCGGCGCGGCAACCTACATTGTCTACCTGAACCCCGTGCTCAAGCCGTCCCACTATGCCACGCACCTCCATTGGCACCACGCCCACCTCGACTCCCTCTCCCTGGACCCGTCTCGCCACCTCCTCTACTCGTACACCACGGCCGCGCCGTCCGCATTCGCCGCCCGACTCCTCCCATCCCACGTTGCGGCGCTCCGCAGCCACCCCGCTGTTGCGTCGGTCCATGAGgacgtcctcctcccgctccACACCACGCGCTCCCCTTCGTTTCTCCACCTCCCGCCGTACAATGGGCCTGAAGCGGACGGCGGGGGTTCCGACGTTATCATCGGCGTGCTCGACACCGGCGTCTGGCCCGAGAGCCCCAGCTTCGGGGATGCCGTTCTGGGACCCGTGCCGTCTCGGTGGCGCGGGAGCTGCGAGACCAATGCCACCGACTTCCCCTCCTCAATGTGCAACCGCAAGCTCATTggcgcccgcgccttcttccgGGGCCTCTCGGCGAGCGGTGGGAATGGCTCTCGCATCAGTTCTGACCTCATGTCGCCAAGGGACCGTGACGGGCACGGCACGCACACCGCGTCCACGGCAGCCGGGGCCGTCGTGGCCAAGGCAAGCCTCTTCGGGTACGCGTCGGGCACGGCTCGGGGCATGGTTCCCGGGGCACGCGTCGCGGCGTACAAGGTGTGCTGGAGGCAGGGGTGCTTCAGCTCTGACATTCTGGCGGGCATGGAGCAGGCCATCGATGACGGCGTAGATGTGCTCTCGCTGTCGCTCGGTGGCGGCGCGTTCCCGCTATCGCGCGACCCCATCGCAATCGGCGCGCTCGCGGCCACCCGCCGCGGCATCGTCGTCTCGTGTTCCGCGGGGAACAGCGGGCCGTCCCCGTCGTCCCTGGTGAACACTGCCCCGTGGATAATCACGGTCGGCGCGGGCACGCTCGACCGAAACTTCCCGGCGTACGCCGAGCTCGGAAACGGCGAGACCCACGCCGGCATGTCTCTCTACTCTGGCGATGGGCTCGGTGACGACAAGTTCCCTATGGTGTACAACAAGGGCATCCGCGCGGGCAGCAATGCGAGCAAGCTCTGCATGGAGGGCACGCTGGACGCcgcggtggtgaagggcaaggtGGTCCTGTGCGATCGGGGCGGCAACTCGAGGGTGGAGAAGGGGCAGGTAGTGAAACAGGCCGGCGGTGTCGGGATGGTGCTCGCGAATACCGCCCAGAGCGGCGAGGAGGTCGTGGCGGACAGCCACTTGCTCCCGGCGGTCGCCGTCGGCGCCAAGAGTGGCGACGCCATAAGGAGGTACGTGGAGTCGGACGCCAACGCGGAGGTGGCGCTAACCTTCGCCGGCACCGCGCTCGACGTGCGCCCGGCGCCGGTGGTGGCCGCGTTCAGCTCCCGTGGGCCGAACAGGCAGGTGCCGCAGCTACTCAAACCGGACGTGATCGCCCCGGGGGTGAACATCCTTGCCGGGTGGACAGGGTCCCTCGGGCCGACCGGGTTGATCGCCGACGAGCGGCGGTCGCCGTTTAACATCTTATCAG GGACATCCATGTCGTGCCCGCACATCAGCGGCCTCGCGGCGTTCGTGAAGGCGGCGCACCCGGACTGGAGCCCCAGCGCCGTCAAGTCTGCGCTCATGACCACCGCGTACACCGTCGACAACACCGGCTCGCCCCTCCTCGACGCCGCGACCAACGCCACGGCCACGCCGTGGTCCTTCGGCTCCGGCCACGTGGACCCCGTCAGGGCCCTTTCCCCGGGCCTCGTCTACGACGCCTCCGTCGACGACTACGTCGCTTTCCTCTGTACCGTCGGCGTCTCGCCGCAGCAGATCCAGGCTATCACGGCGGCGGGCCCGAACGTGACGTGCACGCGCAAGCTGTCCAGCCCCGGGGACCTCAACTACCCGTCCTTCTCCGTCGTGTTCGCCCGGGGGTCGCGCAGCACCGTGAAGTACCGGCGCGAGCTGACCAACGTCGGGGACGCCGGAGCCGAGTACACCGTCAAGGTCACCGGCCCCAGCGACGTCAGCGTGAGCGTCAAACCGGCGAGACTCCTGTTCAGGCTGGCCGGGGGCAAGCTCAGGTACACCGTCACGTTCAAGTCCGCGAACGCCAGGGGGCCCATGGACCCCGCCGCGTTCGGGTGGCTGACGTGGAGCAGCGACGAGCACGAGGTCCGGAGCCCGATATCGTACTCGTGGGGGATGTAG
- the LOC133896646 gene encoding copper transporter 5.1-like: protein MMHMTFYWGKSATILFDGWRTATWTGYLLSLLALLLAAAFYQYLEAFRIRVKLAAGGGSKPSSIPPPASSGDARAPLLAPAFAAAGRWPARVVEAALFGVNSSLGYLLMLAVMSFNGGVFVAVVVGLAAGYLVFRSSDGEDLLLVDNPCACA, encoded by the coding sequence ATGATGCACATGACCTTCTACTGGGGCAAGTCCGCCACGATCCTCTTCGACGGCTGGCGCACGGCCACGTGGACCGGCTACCTCCTCTCCCTGCTCGCGctgctcctcgccgccgccttctaCCAGTACCTCGAGGCCTTCCGGATCCGCGTCAAGCTGGCCGCAGGCGGCGGGTCCAAACCCTCCTCCATCCCGCCGCCCGCCAGCTCCGGCGACGCGCGGGCGCCGCTCCTCGCGCccgccttcgccgccgcggggcgctggccggcgcgggtggtggaggcggcgctTTTCGGGGTCAACTCCAGCTTGGGTTACCTCCTCATGCTCGCCGTCATGTCGTTCAACGGCGGCGTgttcgtcgccgtcgtcgtggGGCTCGCCGCCGGGTACCTCGTGTtccgcagcagcgacggggaggacctcctcctcgtcgatAACCCCTGCGCCTGCGCGTAA